The Verrucomicrobiales bacterium DNA window AAAGGTGCTCACCCAACTCGCGAAGGACACCGGCATGTTCACTGTGGATTTCGTCCAACAGCCTCCGAATGAGCCTCAGGCTCCGAGAAAGCCGTCGCTGCCCAAGAACCCAAAGGCTGAAGACCTGGGAAAGCATAAAGAAGCCGAGGCCGCGTTCCCCGCCAAACAGAAGGAATACGAGGCGAAACTCCAGGCGTTCCGGGAGGCGCAGACGGAGGCGCTTAAAAAGCTGTCTCGCAAATCGCTCCGAAAATACCACGCGGTGGTCTTCGTCAACACTACCGGCGATCTGCCCCTCCCCGACAACCAGGCTCTGATCGACTGGATCCACTCCGGAAAAGGGTTCATCGGAATGCACTCGGCCTCCGACACGTTCCACGGATTCCGCCCGTTCGTCGACATGCTGGGCGGGGAATTCCTCACCCATGGCGCTCAGGCGACCGTGGACTGTCTCAATCAGGATCCAAAACACCCGGCCTGCCGTCACCTGGGACCGTCCTGGACGGTCCACGATGAGATTTACATCATGAAAAGCTTCGAACGAGCCCGGGTCTCCGGCGTGCTCGGATTGGACAAGCACCCCAACGACAAGAAGCCGGGAGACTACCCGATTGCCTGGAGCCGAAATTTCGGGAAAGGCCGCATTTTCTACACCTCGCTCGGACATCGCGAGGACGTGTGGGAGAATCCCATCTATCAGAAACACATCCTAGGCGGCATCGAATGGGCGCTCAAGCTCTCGAACCATAAGGTCACCCACGCTCCCTGAGGCCGGCTAAAACCGGTTCATGCCGCGACTGTTTGGAGCCCAAGCCGCCTATGAAAATCCACAAGGCCGTCATCACTGCCGCCGGTAAGAGCCAGCGCACGCTGCCCTTGCAGACGCTGGTGGATCGCGATGGCGGGTCCAAGACCGCCCTTAAGATCCTCATCGAGGAGATTCTTCACGCCGGAGCGGAGGAGATCTGCATCGTGATCCATCCGGGCGATGAGGCGGCCTATGCGGCGGCGGCGGGGGAACACGGCAAACGTCTCGTGTTCGTTCCCCAGGATCGTCCGCTGGGCTACGGCCATGCGGTGCATTGCGCGCACCAGTTCACG harbors:
- a CDS encoding ThuA domain-containing protein, with translation MKSSLRSLLKWSIYLALCPGLVGLLDAAPKKLLVVTVTTGFRHSSIPTAEKVLTQLAKDTGMFTVDFVQQPPNEPQAPRKPSLPKNPKAEDLGKHKEAEAAFPAKQKEYEAKLQAFREAQTEALKKLSRKSLRKYHAVVFVNTTGDLPLPDNQALIDWIHSGKGFIGMHSASDTFHGFRPFVDMLGGEFLTHGAQATVDCLNQDPKHPACRHLGPSWTVHDEIYIMKSFERARVSGVLGLDKHPNDKKPGDYPIAWSRNFGKGRIFYTSLGHREDVWENPIYQKHILGGIEWALKLSNHKVTHAP